The Equus przewalskii isolate Varuska chromosome 8, EquPr2, whole genome shotgun sequence genome has a window encoding:
- the LYNX1 gene encoding ly-6/neurotoxin-like protein 1 produces MAPLLALFLVALVGLPLAQALDCHVCAYNGENCFNPMRCPAMVTYCMTTRTYYTPTRMKVSKSCVPSCFETVYDGYSKHASTTSCCQYDLCNGAGLAVLGTPALAPILLVTLWGLL; encoded by the exons ATGGCGCCCCTGCTCGCCCTGTTCCTGGTGGCCCTGGTGGGCCTACCTCTGG cccaggctctggaCTGCCACGTGTGTGCCTACAACGGGGAGAACTGCTTCAACCCCATGCGCTGCCCGGCCATGGTCACCTACTGCATGACCACACGCACTT ACTACACCCCAACCAGGATGAAGGTGAGCAAGTCGTGTGTGCCCAGCTGCTTCGAGACTGTGTACGATGGCTACTCCAAGCATGCGTCTACCACCTCCTGCTGCCAGTACGACCTCTGTAATGGCGCCGGCCTTGCCGTACTGGGGACCCCGGCCCTGGCCCCCATACTCCTGGTCACCCTCTGGGGTCTGCTCTAA